The following proteins are encoded in a genomic region of Arachis stenosperma cultivar V10309 chromosome 4, arast.V10309.gnm1.PFL2, whole genome shotgun sequence:
- the LOC130976034 gene encoding glutamine synthetase leaf isozyme, chloroplastic: protein MAQILAPSTQWQMRITKPSQNASPITSKMWSSLVLRPNKKVGATSSAKFRVMAIKSDNSTINRLEQLLNLDVSPYTDKIIAEYIWIGGTGIDVRSKSRTIPRPVEHPSELPKWNYDGSSTGQAPGEDSEVILYPQAIFKDPFRGGNNILVICDSYTPQGEPIPTNKRHKAAEIFSNPKVQAEVPWYGIEQEYTLLQTNVKWPLGWPTGGYPGPQGPYYCGAGADKSFGRDISDAHYKACLYAGINISGTNGEVMPGQWEYQVGPSVGIEAGDHIWCSRYILERITEQAGVVLSLDPKPIEGDWNGAGCHTNYSTKSMREDGGFEVIKKAILNLSLRHVDHISAYGEGNERRLTGKHETASIDTFSWGVANRGCSIRVGRDTEKNGKGYLEDRRPASNMDPYVVTGLLAETTLLWEPTLEAEALAAQKLALKV, encoded by the exons ATGGCACAGATTTTGGCACCCTCTACACAATGGCAGATGAGAATCACAAAACCCTCACAAAATGCAAGCCCAATTACTTCAAAAATGTGGAGTTCTTTAGTGTTGAGACCAAACAAGAAAGTTGGTGCTACCAGCTCTGCCAAATTTAGAGTGATGGCAATTAAGTCCGATAACAGCACAATCAACAGGCTAGAGCAGCTACTTAATTTGGATGTATCGCCATACACTGACAAGATCATTGCTGAATACATTTG GATTGGTGGAACAGGAATCGATGTGCGCAGTAAATCAAGA ACAATTCCAAGGCCGGTTGAACATCCTTCAGAGCTCCCTAAGTGGAACTATGACGGATCTAGCACTGGACAGGCACCTGGTGAAGACAGTGAAGTAATCTTATA TCCTCAAGCAATTTTCAAAGATCCTTTCCGTGGTGGTAACAATATTTTG gTAATTTGCGATTCCTACACACCACAAGGTGAGCCTATCCCTACAAACAAGAGACATAAAGCTGCCGAAATTTTCAGTAACCCAAAGGTCCAAGCTGAAGTTCCATG GTATGGAATAGAGCAAGAGTACACCTTACTTCAAACAAATGTGAAATGGCCTCTAGGTTGGCCTACTGGTGGCTACCCTGGCCCTCAG GGTCCATATTACTGTGGTGCTGGGGCTGACAAGTCATTCGGACGCGATATATCCGATGCTCATTACAAGGCTTGCTTATATGCCGGAATTAACATCAGTGGTACCAATGGGGAAGTTATGCCTGGACAG TGGGAGTACCAAGTTGGTCCTAGTGTTGGTATTGAAGCTGGTGATCATATCTGGTGTTCAAGGTACATCCTTGAG AGGATTACTGAACAAGCTGGCGTTGTTCTCTCTCTTGATCCAAAACCAATTGAG GGTGACTGGAATGGTGCTGGTTGCCACACCAATTACAG TACAAAGAGCATGAGGGAAGATGGAGGCTTCGAGGTGATAAAGAAGGCAATTTTGAATCTATCGCTTCGCCATGTGGATCACATTAGCGCATATGGAGAAGGAAATGAGAGAAGGTTGACAGGAAAGCATGAAACAGCCAGCATAGACACATTCTCTTGG GGAGTCGCTAACCGTGGTTGCTCAATCCGTGTGGGAAGAGACACAGAAAAGAATGGCAAAG GTTACTTGGAAGACAGGCGCCCGGCTTCAAACATGGATCCATATGTTGTGACAGGATTACTTGCAGAGACTACTCTCCTGTGGGAGCCAACTCTGGAGGCTGAAGCTCTTGCAGCTCAGAAGTTAGCATTAAAGGTCTAA
- the LOC130976035 gene encoding protein ABCI12, chloroplastic, protein MFMYSNHATATFYFPSTFLPLPTTIASIPKTFLPTLSSPKPLFSLRTPTPIPIRAAASSNSADNTGNANWTKWVPAGSLAADKVLRLIAGATASPIGQFVSSPTTFLHSIDPRVKLVWLLALVILPARSHIIMQFGLVAYLTLISVWVLPREVWMDQLGRVYLLSGLLFITLGLGADGVPPLVQLRTPTPALMGLPKLPVSLTGYSYVIAKLGPLTFTRKGLSIASTAACLTFMVFQSASLCLTTTTPEQLAFALRWFLLPLKYIGVSVSEIVLTLLLSLRFIGLVFDEVRNIALGIVSRRVNWKQLSTMETIDIFFNYFRQIFKNIFSHAEQISQAMIARGFKGDSGDHKLYFLAESSFGMADIVCLLFLTIIIGAAFLSEYYLV, encoded by the exons ATGTTCATGTACTCCAACCATGCCACTGCCACCTTCTATTTCCCCTCCACTTTCCTCccactcccaaccaccatagcCTCCATTCCCAAAACCTTCTTACCAACACTTTCCTCACCAAAACCCCTCTTCTCTCTCAGAACCCCTACTCCTATTCCAATCAGGGCTGCTGCTTCATCAAACAGCGCCGACAATACCGGTAACGCAAACTGGACCAAGTGGGTCCCTGCCGGTTCCCTCGCAGCCGATAAGGTCCTCAGGTTGATTGCCGGCGCCACCGCCAGTCCCATTGGCCAGTTCGTGTCCTCGCCCACTACCTTTCTTCACTCCATCGATCCTAGAGTCAAATTG GTATGGCTTTTAGCTTTGGTTATTCTTCCGGCAAGGTCACATATAATTATGCAGTTTGGATTAGTAGCATACTTGACTCTGATTTCAGTTTGGGTTCTGCCAAGAGAAGTTTGGATG GATCAATTGGGGAGAGTTTATTTGCTATCAGGATTGTTATTCATAACATTAGGGCTAGGTGCAGATGGTGTGCCCCCACTTGTTCAGTTGAGAACTCCAACACCTGCATTGATGGGGCTTCCTAAGCTTCCTGTATCATTAACAGGTTATTCATATGTAATCGCCAAGTTAGGTCCATTAACCTTTACAAGGAAAGGCTTATCCATAGCAAGCACTGCTGCCTGTTTGACTTTTATG GTATTTCAAAGTGCTAGTCTCTGCCTCACAACTACTACCCCTGAACAACTAGCATTTGCATTGCGATGGTTTTTGCTCCCTCTGAAATATATAGGTGTCTCTGTGTCAGAAATTGTGCTTACCCTTTTACTGTCATTGAGATTCATCGGTCTAGTTTTTGATGAG GTTCGAAACATCGCTTTAGGGATTGTATCTCGCAGGGTAAATTGGAAACAATTGAGTACTATGGAGACAATTGATA TCTTCTTTAACTACTTCCGGcaaatcttcaaaaatattttcagccATGCAGAACAAATTTCTCAG GCTATGATAGCCAGAGGTTTTAAAGGGGACAGTGGTGATCATAAACTCTACTTCTTGGCAGAATCATCTTTTGGAATGGCAGATATTGTATGCTTGTTGTTCTTGACAATTATCATTGGAGCTGCTTTTCTATCTGAGTACTACCTTGTGTGA